AGATGGAGACAAATACAACATCTAATAAAATCGCCGAGATGAAATTCAACCCGGTGTTTCGGGCGGCGCACGAGAGCCGATGTCGGTACATCTTGCTCAAGGGCGGGGCGGGCAGCGGAAAATCCTATGACACCGCGCAGTTTCTCATCAAACGGCTCCTTTCCGAGCCGGGGCGGAATCTGCTCTGCGTGCGCAAGATCTTCGAATCCAACCGCCTCTCGACGATGGCGGAACTCGCGGGCGTCCTTGCGCGCACAGGCCTTTCGCGGTATTTCACCGTGACCAAAAGCCCGATGGAGATCTGCTGCGCGAACGGAAACCGCATCGAATTCGCGGGCTGCTGCGACGACGCGCAGCGGGACAAGCTCAAATCCATACAGATGCCCTTCGGGCCGCTTTCCGACGTCTGGATCGAGGAGGCGACCGAGCTGACGCCCGCGGACTTTCACATCATCGACGACCGCCTGCGCGGCGAGCTGCCGGAAGGGCTTTTCTATCAGATCCGCATGACCTTCAATCCGGTGTCTTCCTCGCACTGGCTCAAATCCATGTTCTTCGACGAGCCGGACGAAAACGTGCTGACAAGCCACTCGACGTACTTAGACAACGAGTGGTGCGACGGGCAGTACCGCGAGCGCATGGAGCGGCGCAAAAAGTTCGACCCCGAGGGGTACCGCATTTACGCGCTCGGGGAATGGGGCGAGTCGGGCGGATTGATCTTGCCGAACATCGCGATCGGGGCATTCGAAACCGACGCGCAATATTTCGACCGCGTCGCGGCGGGGCAGGATTTCGGGTTCAACAACCCGAACGCGATCCTGGAACTCGGCATCAGAGACGGCGAAGTCTATATCCGGCGGGAGCTTTATTTACGCGAAAAAGACACGTCGGAGCTCATCGCGGCGGCCGGCGC
This genomic interval from Oscillospiraceae bacterium contains the following:
- a CDS encoding PBSX family phage terminase large subunit, with the translated sequence METNTTSNKIAEMKFNPVFRAAHESRCRYILLKGGAGSGKSYDTAQFLIKRLLSEPGRNLLCVRKIFESNRLSTMAELAGVLARTGLSRYFTVTKSPMEICCANGNRIEFAGCCDDAQRDKLKSIQMPFGPLSDVWIEEATELTPADFHIIDDRLRGELPEGLFYQIRMTFNPVSSSHWLKSMFFDEPDENVLTSHSTYLDNEWCDGQYRERMERRKKFDPEGYRIYALGEWGESGGLILPNIAIGAFETDAQYFDRVAAGQDFGFNNPNAILELGIRDGEVYIRRELYLREKDTSELIAAAGAAEFDRKTVMTCDCAEPDRIAMWQKAGYRALPCYKASGSVCAEIDWLKQRRIHIHPDCVNAIREIQSWRWAQDANGAYTDEPAPVDDHAMAALRYGTQPWSRYGCEKRKPSADAPRDAFHFSAPERKNPLGYGKRMKPI